The Apium graveolens cultivar Ventura chromosome 11, ASM990537v1, whole genome shotgun sequence genome has a window encoding:
- the LOC141696397 gene encoding uncharacterized protein LOC141696397: protein MNCRNFGKKVQYVCEPPCQWKIYASPLHKGSATYQIKTYVRKHSCMPTFYQKQINSKWLADYYETEIRMNPSWPISAFHKKIVNDLKCHVSKHAVYRAKVRALKKINGTHEEQYADLWKYGHEWKKVLPESTVKILTENPEPDQISGRFLRFYLCLGPLKKAFKNHCRKIVGLDRCHLKGPFGGILLSAIGVDPNDDVYPVAWGLINDLEAIVPQAEHRFCVMHLFQNMHKEYKGLALRHLLWKAARATTMWGFNLHMNQMKEVSPNCYDWLMQKPREQWSRSAFRTTSHSDMFVNNHCEVFNNSLSKLRDLPIITLYRELHKTIMKRIQIRRDKMANANVIICPSAQKKLTKSIHYAGNCVVTWSGGSAYSVTCTDGGHELLYGNTLEPIVGPELWEETPEPKPLPPAVKIPTGRPKKKRNKKNDVPADTTKLNRTNTKVHCTYCKAAGHNQRSCTAKQKGETFQLENPKLGERNAIQGPAKSRKLHLIGLGQKLDESASTSQAAQQDPNNGQVTQQDPIDGDAQRPKRKRVSQKTDAGGK, encoded by the exons ATGAACTGCAGAAATTTTGGCAAGAAGGTACAATATGTGTGTGAGCCTCCATGCCAATGGAAGATATATGCATCTCCACTGCATAAAGGCTCTGCAACTTATCAGATAAAGACTTATGTGAGGAAGCACAGCTGTATGCCAACCTTCTATCAGAAGCAAATAAACTCCAAGTGGCTAGCTGATTACTATGAAACAGAGATTAGAATGAATCCTAGTTGGCCAATTAGTGCATTCCATAAAAAAATTGTGAATGATTTGAAGTGTCATGTAAGTAAACATGCAGTTTACAGAGCAAAGGTGAGAGCTTTGAAGAAGATAAATGGCACACATGAAGAGCAGTATGCAGACCTTTGGAAGTATGGTCATGAATGGAAAAAGGTCCTTCCTGAGAGCACTGTTAAGATTTTAACAGAAAACCCTGAACCTGATCAAATTAGTGGAAGATTCTTAAGGTTTTACTTGTGTTTAGGACCACTAAAAAAGGCTTTCAAAAACCACTGCAGAAAAATTGTTGGACTTGATAGATGCCACCTGAAAGGACCCTTTGGTGGCATTCTTTTGTCAGCTATTGGTGTGGATCCAAATGATGATGTGTATCCAGTTGCATGG GGCTTAATAAATGATTTAGAAGCCATTGTGCCTCAAGCAGAGCACAGGTTTTGTGTAATGCACTTGTTTCAGAACATGCATAAGGAGTATAAAGGTCTTGCTTTGAGGCATTTACTATGGAAAGCTGCTAGGGCCACTACCATGTGGGGGTTCAACCTGCACATGAACCAAATGAAGGAG GTGTCACCTAATTGCTATGATTGGCTTATGCAAAAACCAAGGGAGCAATGGTCTAGGTCAGCATTTAGGACCACATCCCACAGTGATATGTTTGTTAACAATCACTGTGAGGTATTCAACAATAGTTTAAGCAAGCTGAGGGACCTCCCAATCATTACTCTATATAGAGAGTTGCATAAAACCATTATGAAGAGGATCCAGATTAGGAGAGACAAAATGGCAAATGCAAATGTTATAATTTGCCCTAGTGCTCAGAAGAAATTGACAAA GTCTATTCATTATGCTGGAAATTGTGTGGTGACATGGTCTGGAGGTTCTGCATACAGTGTTACTTGCACTGATGGGGGGCATGAGTTG TTATATGGCAACACTTTAGAACCAATTGTTGGTCCTGAATTATGGGAAGAAACCCCAGAACCAAAGCCACTGCCTCCGGCTGTTAAGATACCTACAGGAAGACCCAAAAAGAAAAGGAACAAAAAGAATGATGTTCCTGCAGACACTACTAAGCTGAATAGGACTAATACCAAAGTGCATTGCACATACTGTAAGGCTGCTGGTCATAATCAAAGAAGTTGTACAGCCAAG CAGAAGGGAGAGACATTCCAGTTGGAAAATCCAAAGTTAGGTGAAAGAAATGCAATTCAAGGACCTGCAAAGTCAAGAAAACTCCACCTAATTGGTCTAGGCCAGAAACTAGATGAAAGTGCCTCAACAAgtcaagctgctcaacaagatcCAAATAATGGACAAGTTACTCAACAAGATCCAATAGATGGGGATGCTCAGAGGCCAAAGAGGAAGAGAGTCTCTCAGAAGACAGATGCTGGTGGAAAGTGA